A genome region from Populus alba chromosome 5, ASM523922v2, whole genome shotgun sequence includes the following:
- the LOC118044888 gene encoding disease resistance protein RPM1, which produces MAESAVSLVVNKLLPLLTQEVKLLKGVHDELVDVKDELEVIRAFLKDADSKAEKEGIGEGVKVLVNQIRDEAHHIEDVIDDYVLHVARHPDHRHGLLRRIASLIKSLSSRHEIASEIKDIKSALLDIKSRSQTFQFISSNQGASSSNSNAGRGLMDHPRMSSLFIEEAELVGIETPRDELISYLLSGVSQRTVIAVVGMGGVGKTTVARKVYDSHRVKEHFQYHAWITVSQSYDNRELLRSILKRFYEVKNKPFPDRIVTMEEEELIKEIREYLGQERYLVVFDDVWEISFWGNMEHALLDHDNGSRILATTRNEDVANFSRGSSLVHVYHIEPLPQKEAWELFCNKAFRFEFKGQCPNDLEGLSQDIVRRCGGLPLAIVAVSGLLATKEKSILEWKKVLSGLGGSAMVSDPYIDSVTKILSLSYGDLPYHLKSCFLYFGMFPEDFSIEHGRIIRLWVAEGFVEKKPGMTLKDVGEEYFIELVRRSLVQVDKVFHGVPSTCHVHDMVRDVILSKSEELSFCHISSSCSTFQGMARHLSISNRGSNTPKSSTKSQTRSIMVFDEAKLQKATISVILAKFKLLTTLDFENCPIDHLPKELGNLLHLRYLNLRKTKVAKLPKSIRKLHNLESLDLRYSFVEELPVKISNFPKLQHLLAEDKKTRALKIKGSIKHLKFLETLSKINVDDNVSLINDGLQVSTELKTLGIRNLKREHGRYLCTALEKMNHLRLLLVCSINPTNEVLELQSLSSPPLELRSIWLEGQLERLPNWISKIHNLAELRLSFTNLTDDSFEVLQALPNLNRLGLVCAYNGEKMHFEGGGFQKLKSLYLVGLSNLKEMLIDEGALPLLEKLQMGPCPKLKEVPSGFKYLRYLKDLSFTGMTNEFTQRLSQQESEKVSHVPIIRHDGAYDPTDEGSYEAWVERYFRRVGIKMT; this is translated from the coding sequence ATGGCAGAGTCGGCGGTGAGCCTTGTCGTTAATAAATTGCTTCCGTTGCTAACACAAGAAGTGAAACTATTGAAAGGCGTCCATGATGAATTGGTTGATGTCAAAGATGAATTGGAAGTCATTCGTGCTTTCCTGAAAGATGCAGATTCAAAGGCTGAGAAAGAAGGCATCGGTGAGGGTGTGAAAGTACTGGTAAATCAAATAAGAGACGAAGCTCATCACATTGAAGATGTCATCGATGATTACGTGTTGCATGTGGCAAGACATCCTGATCACCGACATGGACTCCTACGTCGTATTGCTTCTTTGATTAAATCACTCAGTTCGCGTCATGAGATAGCATCAGAGATTAAAGACATCAAATCAGCACTTCTAGATATCAAGAGTAGAAGTCAAACATTCCAATTCATTTCTTCAAATCAGGGAGCATCAAGCAGCAACAGCAATGCAGGAAGAGGTTTAATGGATCACCCTCGAATGAGTTCTCTTTTCATTGAAGAAGCTGAGCTTGTTGGGATTGAAACTCCAAGAGATGAATTGATAAGCTACTTATTAAGTGGAGTTTCTCAGAGGACAGTGATCGCAGTGGTTGGAATGGGAGGTGTGGGAAAAACCACAGTGGCCAGGAAAGTATATGACAGCCACAGGGTGAAAGAGCACTTCCAATACCATGCTTGGATCACTGTGTCTCAATCATATGATAACAGGGAGCTACTACGGAGCATTCTGAAGAGATTCTATGAAGTGAAAAATAAGCCTTTTCCTGATAGAATTGTTacaatggaggaggaggagttgATCAAGGAGATTAGAGAATATTTAGGACAAGAACGATACCTGGTTGTATTTGATGATGTATGGGAAATTAGCTTTTGGGGAAACATGGAGCATGCATTGTTAGATCATGATAATGGCAGTAGAATATTGGCCACAACAAGGAATGAGGATGTTGCTAATTTTAGCAGAGGATCTTCATTGGTTCATGTCTATCATATAGAACCTTTACCTCAAAAGGAGGCGTGGGAACTCTTCTGCAATAAAGCATTCAGGTTTGAGTTTAAAGGGCAATGTCCAAACGATCTGGAGGGATTGTCACAGGACATTGTTAGAAGATGTGGAGGATTGCCACTGGCAATTGTGGCTGTTAGTGGACTTCTAGCAACCAAAGAAAAGAGCATTCTAGAATGGAAAAAAGTTCTCAGTGGCCTTGGTGGTTCTGCAATGGTGAGTGATCCATACATTGATAGTGTCACTAAGATTCTATCTCTCAGCTATGGTGATCTGCCTTACCACCTCAAatcttgtttcttatattttggcATGTTTCCTGAAGATTTTTCCATTGAGCATGGAAGAATAATTCGATTATGGGTGGCTGAGggttttgtagaaaaaaaaccaGGCATGACACTAAAGGACGTTGGAGAAGAATACTTCATTGAACTCGTTCGTCGAAGTTTGGTTCAAGTGGATAAAGTTTTTCACGGAGTTCCCTCAACATGTCATGTTCATGATATGGTCCGTGACGTCATTCTTTCCAAGTCAGAGGAACTGAGTTTCTGCCATATTTCCAGCAgttgctcaacttttcaaggcaTGGCACGACATCTCTCCATAAGCAACAGAGGAAGCAACACTCCAAAGAGTAGCACCAAGTCTCAAACTCGCTCTATTATGGTCTTTGACGAAGCAAAGCTGCAGAAGGCCACAATTTCAGTGATACTTGCAAAATTCAAGCTTTTGACTACATTAGATTTTGAAAACTGTCCTATAGATCACCTTCCCAAAGAACTTGGAAATTTGCTACATCTAAGGTatttaaacttgagaaaaaCCAAAGTAGCAAAACTTCCAAAATCAATAAGAAAGCTGCATAACCTGGAATCTTTAGATTTGAGATATTCTTTCGTGGAAGAGTTGCCAGTTAAGATCAGTAATTTCCCTAAATTGCAACATCTTTTGGCTGAAGATAAGAAGACTCGGGCATTGAAGATAAAAGGCAGCATTAAGCATTTGAAGTTCTTAGAAACATTGTCTAAAATTAATGTGGATGACAATGTGAGCTTGATCAATGACGGCCTGCAAGTGTCAACGGAATTGAAGACATTGGGTATCAGAAATTTGAAAAGGGAACATGGGAGGTATCTATGCACTGCATTGGAGAAGATGAATCACCTGCGGTTGCTACTTGTTTGTTCAATAAATCCCACGAATGAAGTTCTTGAATTGCAATCGCTGTCTTCTCCTCCTCTTGAGCTGCGAAGTATCTGGCTTGAGGGCCAATTAGAAAGGTTACCAAATTGGATTTCCAAAATACACAATCTGGCTGAACTGAGATTGAGTTTCACAAACTTGACGGATGATTCCTTTGAAGTCCTTCAAGCTCTGCCCAATCTAAATCGTCTTGGACTCGTATGTGCATACAATGGAGAGAAGATGCATTTTGAAGGAGGAGGGTTTCAGAAACTCAAGTCTCTGTATCTTGTAGGCTTGAGTAATTTGAAGGAAATGTTAATAGACGAAGGAGCATTGCCACTTCTTGAAAAGCTACAGATGGGACCTTGCCCAAAACTGAAGGAAGTGCCTTCTGGATTTAAGTACTTGAGATATCTCAAAGATTTATCATTCACAGGGATGACAAATGAGTTCACTCAAAGGTTGTCACAGCAAGAATCAGAGAAAGTGAGCCATGTACCAATTATCCGACATGATGGTGCTTACGATCCCACTGACGAAGGATCTTATGAAGCATGGGTGGAGCGATATTTCAGACGAGTAGGAATCAAAATGACCTAA
- the LOC118044900 gene encoding uncharacterized protein, translating into MQLFMDPLLLLHPLIYTPMFPFKFTLPLEEDIEVILYHILGTVNSFFSRNEHMRQTKTPEMKQEEFKAVVSNAARPFLTAKTDRFVIELELFLASGLNIEAYDEVYLQQMGWNTPKTTEAAGESIEHNPVVPYLYIFDADSEND; encoded by the exons ATGCAGTTGTTCATGGATCCACTGCTGTTGCTGCATCCATTGATCTATACACCTATGTTTCCATTCAAGTTCACCCTTCCACTG GAAGAGGATATTGAAGTCATTCTATATCATATTCTTGGTACGGTCAATTCATTCTTTAGCAG AAATGAACACATGCGTCAAACAAAAACACCTGAAATGAAACAAGAAGAGTTCAAGGCTGTAGTATCTAATGCAGCGAGGCCTTTTCTAACAGCAAAAACAGATCGATTCGTGATAGAGTTGGAATTGTTTCTTGCTTCAGGTTTGAACATTGAAGCCTATGATGAAGTCTACCTGCAGCAAATGGGTTGGAACACTCCAAAAACCACTGAGGCTGCAGGAGAATCTATTGAACACAACCCTGTAGTTCCATACTTGTATATCTTTGATGCCGACTCTGAAAATGATTGA